In Aegilops tauschii subsp. strangulata cultivar AL8/78 chromosome 3, Aet v6.0, whole genome shotgun sequence, one genomic interval encodes:
- the LOC109740127 gene encoding probable sodium/metabolite cotransporter BASS2, chloroplastic, with amino-acid sequence MAPSATCPLHSMASVSRALRPRPRLAAPRLGCGLRVGCSVPAYGSAATEKADWGLAIAPSPATTLVPVVRSRQIFCKAEANISSNLPASEPTGASQYEKIVELLTTLFPVWVILGTVIGIYKPSMVTWLETDLFTVGLGFLMLSMGLTLTFEDFRRCLRNPWTVGVGFLAQYLIKPMLGYAIALTLKLSAPLATGLILVSCCPGGQASNVATYISKGNVALSVLMTTCSTIGAIAMTPLLTKLLAGQLVPVDAAGLAISTFQVVLVPTIVGVLAHEYFPKFTERIISITPLIGVILTTLLCASPIGQVAEVLKTQGAQLILPVALLHAVAFALGYWISKWSSFGESTSRTISIECGMQSSALGFLLAQKHFTNPLVAVPSAVSVVCMALGGSALAVFWRNRGLPADDKDDFKE; translated from the exons ATGGCGCCTTCCGCGACCTGCCCTCTCCACTCCATGGCATCCGTCTCCCGCGCTCTCCGCCCGCGCCCGCGTCTCGCCGCTCCTCGTCTTG GGTGCGGACTGAGAGTTGGGTGCTCTGTGCCAGCATATGGAAGTGCTGCCACGGAGAAGGCCGACTGGGGATTGGCCATTGCGCCCTCACCAGCGACCACTCTTGTTCCCGTTGTGAG GAGCCGTCAAATTTTCTGCAAGGCAGAAGCTAACATTTCTAGTAACCTGCCAGCGAGCGAGCCTACTGGAGCAAGCCAGTATGAGAAAATAGTTGAGCTACTCACCACTCTTTTCCCTGTCTGG GTCATATTAGGTACAGTTATTGGCATCTACAAGCCATCAATG GTCACCTGGTTGGAGACTGATCTTTTTACCGTGGGCCTAGGATTTCTAATGTTGTCAATGGGACTAACATTAACATTTGAAGATTTCAGGAGATGTTTAAGGAATCCATGGACA GTTGGTGTGGGATTTCTTGCGCAGTATTTGATCAAACCAATGCTAGGATATGCTATTGCATTG ACATTGAAGCTATCTGCTCCTCTTGCAACTGGTCTTATTTTGGTCTCATGTTGTCCTGGTGGTCAAGCATCAAACGTTGCAACTTACATATCCAAAGGAAATGTGGCACTTTCAGTTCTTATGACCAC TTGCTCGACTATTGGTGCTATAGCGATGACACCACTTCTTACTAAACTCCTTGCTGGTCAATTAGTCCCTGTTGATGCTGCA GGCTTGGCCATCAGTACTTTTCAGGTTGTTTTAGTACCGACTATCGTTGGAG TGTTGGCACATGAGTATTTTCCCAAGTTTACCGAGCGGATTATCTCCATAACACCACTGATAGGGGTCATCCTCACCACCTTGCTTTGTGCTAGCCCT ATTGGGCAAGTCGCTGAAGTGTTGAAAACTCAAGGTGCTCAACTTATTCTCCCTGTTGCTCTGCTGCATGCTGTTGCATTCGCTCTTGGCTATTGGATCTCGAAATGGTCTTCTTTCGGGGAATCAACTTCTAGAACCATCTCAATTGAGTGTGGGATGCAG AGTTCTGCGCTTGGATTTTTACTTGCGCAAAAGCAtttcacaaaccctcttgttgctGTTCCTTCTGCTGTCAGTGTTGTGTGCATGGCG CTCGGAGGCAGTGCTCTCGCAGTTTTCTGGAGAAACAGAGGCCTTCCAGCAGATGACAAGGACGATTTCAAGGAATGA